The Phalacrocorax aristotelis chromosome 2, bGulAri2.1, whole genome shotgun sequence region tgtgttttataaaataaatagcacAAATTCCACCTTGTAGTGTTCAAGCAATACCTGAAGTCATCATTTCCCCTTGCATTAAGAAGGCAATGAAATGCATAGAGATGCTTAAAAGCTTCCCTTGGATGCCTCACGTCAGCAGATAGGACTTCAGTTTCACTGCACTGGTTTTAACCAGACGGCACAATATCTATTGTTGTCTTTCAGAACTTGGAATCTTGTAGAAGGACGATCAGCCTTTATCAAAAACCTGAAGCAAAGTGAGTTTATCAGTCTAAATCCACTAAAAAAGTGGAATTagagagttttattttttatgtaaagAAAAGTAGACTGAATTAATCAACGAGTCAGTTAATTGCAAGCAACTTTCACAGTGTCTTTTTTACACATGCAGGCAAGCATATGTAAGCTTATGTCCTTAATAATAATCGTTtaccaaaaggaaaacatagcgacactaaagtaatttctttttgcttgaaaTTTGATGTCAGGACATTTAagtaaatgtgttttgttttgtttttctttatacaCTTCTGATAATCAGAAATAAACATCTAAGAGCATAGTTTTACTTGTTTATTCTaggttatttaatttttttgtcctGAATTATTCTCAGGTTTAGGTAGAAAACAGTGTCTAGCAGCTTTTAAAGATTCTTACTTTTAGATTCTTAAGCAATATAGAATGCAAAAATACTGTGTACCTGTGTATACAAATGCATTGATATGTACAGATGCCCACATAATTAAATGGTCCCCTGATGGAGAGAGGTATGTGACCGTGATAACAAATAAAGTGGATATCTACAAACTGGACACAGCTTCAGTCACTGGCACTATCACAACAGAGAAGAGAATTTCTTCACTTAGATTTATTACAGTAAGTACAAAAAGGAAAGGTGCTGGGTGATTAACTGGTTTGAAACGCATTAAATTAATCtcacttgcatttcttttttcccattccaAGGATTCTATCCTTGCCATAACTGGAGATGATGAAATTATAAGGTTCTACAGCTGTGACTCTCAAAAATGCCTGTGTGAATTTAAAGCTCATGACAACAGGTATTCTATATTTGTttactatttaaatatttatggcaATGTTGAGTACTCAGTGAAGTTCAATGACTTGTAATGTTCcacatattttactttttttttttttagtatagaGAGTGAATTTATTTATGTGCTAAACTCCAAATTTGGGACAGACTTGATTGCTTTTAGTATAAGCCCAAGTACTGTGCTGTCCATGCACATTACAAAAACAACAGGGTATAGAACTAGAAATATTACAGTTCTGAATTTATGAGAGAGTGTGTGTTTGTGGTCTCTGCGTTTCTGAAATTGGGTACCTGTATTTTCCTGCAAGAGCATCTAAAGGATGTTTAACCAGCCTTTACAGAATCTGACTCTTTAGAacacttaaataaaacaaaccagttGTACTCAGTCCAGACAATAGGAGGGTAATCACATATTCTCTGTTGTTGCCGAACACCAAATATTTGTCCAAATGCTGATTTTAATTCGTCTAAACACAAAAGCACTAGATAAAATGTCATTGATGTGGTTAATAGTGCATGCTTAAAAGTATCGAAGTGTTTCAAATTGAATGCTAACAAGCCTAGCAAAGGCAAGTGTTCCTACTGTAACTGGCAGTACTCAAAACAGATTACCGTTCCACATTCCTGCCTGTcatttgtgggttttctgtTCAAACTGATTTTTTGACTGTTGCCTATTCATCTTTaatttgtcagtttgctgttcTGAAGTGAACTGCCATGCTATAAAGTAACAATgtattccattttcttcacagaataaAAGATATCTATAGTTTTGAAAGAGAAGGACAACATGTTATTGTTACTGCATCCAGTGATGGTTACATTAAAATGTGGAATCTGGATCTTAATAAGGTTGGTCTATTAAACTGCTTGTTACGTTTATGGAAAAATAGCAGACAACCAAAATTGCATACAAGTCAGTtacaaagattaattttaaatcactGAGGAAATTTTACTTGAAATCTGGATGTCTTGATCCTCCTCCATGTTATGTCCAGCAGAGATGTctacatatatgcacacatttttatgcagttgtatatttttgtatctttgtaatttttttaaacaaactatAAAATCTGATGAGACAATGGAGATCTCACCTCCTTTTTATGTAAAGTCATGCTTCCCTTCAGACCTACCTGACCAGTCTTATGACTATCTAATCAGTTATAGATGTTCTAAGGACTGCTGTGAATTTTTGTGATGTTGATGACTGTTGctagtcttttaaaaacacaaactcTATGTTTTGGGAGGGTGGTGGTTGTTCATATAGTGGGGAAAAAGTCCTTTTGAAAAATTCAAACACATGAATGTACTAGGTACTtgtatttcctgtattttcaaacAGTTCAACAAGGAGTCATGTCTTATCTTTGAAGTTTCCCGTGTGTATTGCTTGCTCTGGGGTTTGtcttttaaattcagaattagattttttaaatttaatgccTAGTAATAACAGATCTACTACATTCAGCTATAATTATCTCAAACAGTTCAATTAATTATCTCTCAATGTTTATATACGTTATATGTCTCACCTGAATTTGCCCGTTCTTAATTTCACCCCCCCTGATTatttttagaatcatagaatcattaagtttggaaaagacctctaacaTCATCAAGTccacccaacacccccatgcctcctaaaacatgccctgaagggccatgtctacaggttttttgaacagctccagggatggtgactccagcacctctctgggaagcctgttccaatgcctgaccactcttccatAAATTCAgtaaattttcctaatatccaatataaacctcccctgacacagcttgaggccatttcctcttatcCTATCACTTGgtacttggaagaagagaccaacccccacctcactacaacctcctttcaagtagttgtagagagcgataaggtctcccctcagcctcctcttctccagtctaAACAACCctgttccctcagccactcctcatcagacctgctctccagacccttcaccagcttcattgcccttctctggacacgctccagcacctcaatgtccttcttgtagtgaggggcccaaaactgaacacagtattcaaggtgtggcctcaccagtgccgagtacaggggcacaatcacttccctactcctgctggccacactattcctgatacaagccaggatgctgttggccttcttggccacctgggcacactgctggctcatgttcagccagctgtcagccaacacccccaggtccttctctgccaagcagctttccagccactcttccccaagcttgTAGCATCACGTGGGGTTGTTGCGACCCAAGCGTAGGActcagcacttggccttgttgaacatcatacagttggcctcagcccattgatccagcctggccagatccctctgcagagccttttaTACTTTTATACTTCTAAGTGTGATAGTGAAAACCTCTCTTTCCCCTTCACCtcaaatttccatttcctttggtCAGGGGGAAACAACGGGAAAGAGATCAGGGAACTCTTTGCCTTTCTCTGTAATGTTGTCTTTATTTGACCAAATGCctgattttcttcctgtgcaGGCAAAATTTTGTAAAACTTTGTATAACTGTGTGGGCTACTCTATCCAGCTTTGTGAGGTAGAATATCCTAATACAACTAGTTTCTGATGGGTTGATGCTGTTATGCTTTGCATGTGTTTGTGACATTTTATCCCCTGATGCCTGTAATAGGATATTTGCTCAAGTATTCCCAGAGCTGACTGATAAAATTGCAGTTAAGCAATGTGAATCACACTCTGAAGAGATTACTTTTAATCAGCAGCCTTGTCTTTgtgagggagaaaggaagctgATGCACTaacttaataaaaattattttagctgtaccaaaaaaaccccctatAACTCTGGAGAAGCTTCTGAAACCATTAacaattttttgtgtgtgtgactCATCTAGTTATTCCTCATGTTAAACTTACCCCATTGTGCCTGAAACCCACTTACTTTGCTTATCAAGATACGTCCTTAAAGCCACTGGGAGCTGTTTGTAAAACCACCACTGAGGAATGGTATCAGGAACAGGACTGTAACAACGTGACCATTAACCAGTATACAAACTCTAGTTCTACACGTTGTTAGGCACCAGAAATTAAGTGGAAGGCAGGCAGTAAGATACGTTCTCACATCAAATACTTCAgtaaatttaaacagaaataaaataatgtttaattaGTCTTTATCTATATTATCTTCAGATTAAGGATGAGCTGTCTTTACTATGTGAAGTCAATACCAAAGCTAGGCTGACATGTCTCGCAGTATGGCTTGATGaagcttcagaaagaaaagtaaattctAATAAAGCTGCAACATCATCGCAAGGTAATACAACTATGAGTACTTTTGGCTGTTAATGTGACTGTGAAATTGAATATACTAAATGGGAGGTTTTTACTCTATGCATTGGAAAAAGTTTTGGTGTCTGGAAGAACTGGGGATGAGATGCTGGCGAGTGATCCTTACCAATCTGATAGTGTCTCAAGCCCACATGTATGTTGGAGGACATAAGCCTCTTTTCACTTCTATTATATGAaagctttgtttctctttacTGGAATAACATACTAAGGAAGCCACTGTGAAGCTTTTGAGACAGAtaagaaaagaataaacagtTTGACAGAACTTGTTTTCCTATTAACAAAATGAGGTCTGAGGCCAGTGTAGTTGGGCAAGCTTAGGAAGTCTGGCtcagttggttttggttttctggtgTTTTCCTGTACCATAATCTATTTGCATACTTGATCTTTAGATATTTTCGTGCCACAGGCAAAACTAGCATAATTGGCACATTCCgctgtaaataaaaaaccatTTATAACccgttttttttaaatgacatacAAATAAGTCTCTGTGCCATTTCAGACTACAAACGCTGTGGACATAAATATCAGTGTGAAtgatttcttgcctttttcagcaaatgaagatgaaaaatcaatagtcaagaaaaataaagtttgttgGACtgataaaagtgagaaaacagcaaaaaggaagagaaaaattattccagagAGGCAAAAATTGGAAGTTCaactgcaaaagaagaaaaagaaacggAATAGCTCAGCATGAAGGCAGCTACTTTCTCTCCTGAATTAAACATAAATACCAGTGTTGCTGTAGTTTTCATAAGGGTGTAAACCTCTGACAGGACATATACCTCTGAACTGAACTGTTGTTTAAGAGTAATGAACATTTTTACCCTAATAAATTGACTGATGCTTCTGGGAAATAGCAAAAGAGATGGCAACTTTTCCTAAGTgactgaggcaaaaataaattcataatatgtaatgtttatatttttctattagCAATAGCATACACTTTTTAATTGGCTCTGAAAAAGCcagctaaaataataaaaatagctgCATCTGTCTCAGTTACTTTTTTGTCTCACttaaatgcatattaaaaatacatttttttcattttagtgttGGAAAAGTTACTGGCCATTTGACCAAAATTATGATATGCCTTTGTTATGTGTTACTTTTCCTACTGTAAGAAAGAACATgttaaaattacttaaaatatgaTGATCACATTCCATTAATACATTCACTGAAAATCATACTTTCTAGTTCCTGACATGCAGTTATACACAGAGTTTATAAGcaaaatttttgtgtttttttactGTGTCCATACTTCATTAATTTAGGGGGTTTTTTAAACCCTTTGCAGCCATGCTTCACATTATTGAAATCTTTTGTTCAGAATATGATACATATTTTTAGGTGAAAGAGTTTATATTAATAAGGTTTTACCTTCCCCCTTCCCATTGTATTTTTGCAAGTCCTTGACCTGAGCtgtaattgtttaaaaaaaattatctaacaTTTGAAGTGTTTGTCGTGCTGATAAAATGTCACCCATCTGTTTTGCacttaaacaaaaaatgaattCCTGACCTCCATGGTCAGTGGGAGCAGGATTTTATCCTAAGCCTTATTAGAAATATACATTGTGAAAAGCAAAGTTGAGCCAGAGGGAGCAAGGTCAAATAGCTGTACTAAATGTtctcttgatttcttttaaagtaaggcattttaatgttgttttctgCACTACTGGAGTAGTcactattttttctgttttcaaagagtAATAGGCATTATGCTTTATTCTAACTCATTGAGCAATAATCTGTCCCTCCTTATTTGTGTTAGCAAGAGGAAAGgtagagaaaaatcagaaaaaaagattgagCCAAATCTGGAGAGAGGAATGCAGGCTGTCTTAGGGATGTAAAATAGGGTATAACTCCAGCTCATCTCTGTATGCTCTGACACTGAAACAGAGCGATCATCATCAGTGCTGTTACAAGATTGTTCATGTGGCGATGGCAGTATTCTCTTAAAGGTGGGTGTCTGTATTTATCTTCTGTAACTGTTTCCCTTATTTAGATAAATTATCACAACCCCTTGTCTGAATATTCAGTATAGTTGATTTTTATATATGAGCTCAGTTTAATTCAACATTAAAGGGATTTCAATTTTACTTTAGTTTGAACTTACACAGCTTTTAACTTTAATTATACCCTGAATGTGTGTGTAAACAAACACAGGCAAATAACACAGGATTTAAACTAGTCTGCAGACTTCGCAGGAAGGGTACCAAATCAGGTTTTTAATTGATAACAAGGCTCCTGTAGTAAATATAGGGCTTATAGAGTATAAGCTTAAATAAGAGAATTGTGTAATGTTTTCACTTGTAAAGTGTTATGCCTATTTTATAGTGCTTATCTTATGTTCTTGACAAAATGGCTGCCACTactaaaacagtttttattggttttattgtttgaatttttaaatacatgagcTCATGGCCATGGATATCACAATTACAGAAGCAAGCTCTCATGAGCACCAGGAAAAATCCAGTCTGCACataattttaagaattaaaaagcaaaaattccaCAGAATTTTGGTTCTAAGGTTTAGGCTTAGAAGTAAATATTAGACATTTGTAAAAATCCAGGCTCCCTGTCTAGTAACAAAGAATTGTGAATCTCATAAGACTCAGAAGAATTTGTAACTGGAGACAGAGAAGACAAGTCCTAACAGCTTGTAAGGTGAAATACAGAAAGAGTCCTGAGAGGAGAACTGATATTTTCTATACCTTCAGTGAGCGCTCAGCTACAGACCAGTACTTGgcatattttttgttgttgttttcttgtgCACGTCTTCCTTCTcagaacattttccattttagtttTCAGGGAACTGCTTAGACTGATAGAGGGGAGACAGTAgtgcagagagaggagatgTGAGAAAGCTCTTCCTGTGTCAGAAAGGGTGAGCATGTGTGTCACTGGTAGAGTAGATGGAGCCAAGGCTGCAAGAAACAACAGCCTAgtgagcagtgtctcagctgagCCCCAGGTGAgttcagcagctccagcagctgtggatttcttccagtttttctgcTTCCCTCTTGAGGAACCCCAGTGCTGGACTGCAAAGAGGATCTGAGTGAAATTGAACCTCATAGCCGTTAC contains the following coding sequences:
- the PAK1IP1 gene encoding p21-activated protein kinase-interacting protein 1 isoform X2, coding for MKKKVEHGALLQHNGTITCLEFYGTAHLLSGAEDGLICIWNTKRWECLKSIKAHKGHVTSLSIHPSGKLALSVGTDKTLRTWNLVEGRSAFIKNLKQNAHIIKWSPDGERYVTVITNKVDIYKLDTASVTGTITTEKRISSLRFITDSILAITGDDEIIRFYSCDSQKCLCEFKAHDNRIKDIYSFEREGQHVIVTASSDGYIKMWNLDLNKIKDELSLLCEVNTKARLTCLAVWLDEASERKVNSNKAATSSQANEDEKSIVKKNKVCWTDKSEKTAKRKRKIIPERQKLEVQLQKKKKKRNSSA
- the PAK1IP1 gene encoding p21-activated protein kinase-interacting protein 1 isoform X1, producing MELVAGCYEQVLFGFSARPAESWTIVPDFTHHAHSASLSAVAVNNRYVVTGSRDETIQIYDMKKKVEHGALLQHNGTITCLEFYGTAHLLSGAEDGLICIWNTKRWECLKSIKAHKGHVTSLSIHPSGKLALSVGTDKTLRTWNLVEGRSAFIKNLKQNAHIIKWSPDGERYVTVITNKVDIYKLDTASVTGTITTEKRISSLRFITDSILAITGDDEIIRFYSCDSQKCLCEFKAHDNRIKDIYSFEREGQHVIVTASSDGYIKMWNLDLNKIKDELSLLCEVNTKARLTCLAVWLDEASERKVNSNKAATSSQANEDEKSIVKKNKVCWTDKSEKTAKRKRKIIPERQKLEVQLQKKKKKRNSSA